In Chryseobacterium camelliae, one DNA window encodes the following:
- a CDS encoding DUF3805 domain-containing protein, whose amino-acid sequence MNYKKFKSNQGWLSFEYPSSMIQIEEDEGTYLFYTEDTGSFRITPLLLEGKGNFDTDQFLRNRQREYGGEIKLNSAQNEYLYYKSLDEDDDLIIYNWIFAKNDKIIYCSYTIDVDTEEQEKIIIEKREVLTIIENLNFV is encoded by the coding sequence ATGAATTATAAAAAATTTAAATCCAATCAAGGTTGGCTATCATTTGAATATCCTTCTAGCATGATCCAAATTGAAGAAGATGAAGGTACCTATTTATTTTATACTGAAGATACAGGAAGTTTTAGAATTACTCCGCTATTATTGGAAGGCAAAGGAAATTTTGATACTGATCAGTTTTTACGTAATCGTCAGCGAGAGTATGGAGGAGAAATTAAATTAAATAGTGCTCAAAATGAATATTTATATTACAAATCGCTTGATGAAGATGACGATCTGATCATCTATAATTGGATTTTTGCCAAAAATGATAAAATCATCTATTGTAGCTACACTATTGACGTTGACACGGAAGAACAGGAAAAAATTATTATTGAAAAACGCGAAGTGCTGACAATTATAGAGAATCTGAATTTTGTATAA
- a CDS encoding DUF4265 domain-containing protein gives MDSKIVLTYYDVEDNIAEELVNADQIDELKFQVKNVPFFAPNISYDDIIAVENDEGILYFEELLEPSEHSTVQIVFFNLVEIPNVIKGIEELECNWEGFSEQTIIAIDIPPSIDYKMVKHYLDTKANEGVLDYKEACLSDTHKSNLS, from the coding sequence ATGGATAGTAAAATCGTTTTAACGTATTACGATGTTGAAGATAATATAGCAGAAGAATTAGTGAATGCAGATCAAATTGATGAACTGAAATTTCAAGTAAAGAATGTACCATTCTTTGCGCCAAACATATCTTATGATGATATAATAGCAGTGGAAAATGATGAGGGGATATTATACTTTGAAGAATTGTTAGAACCATCTGAGCATAGCACAGTTCAAATTGTATTTTTTAATCTGGTAGAAATTCCTAATGTCATCAAAGGAATTGAAGAACTAGAATGTAATTGGGAAGGATTTTCTGAGCAAACAATAATAGCCATAGATATTCCGCCATCTATAGATTATAAAATGGTTAAACACTATTTAGATACCAAAGCTAATGAGGGCGTTCTTGATTATAAAGAGGCTTGTCTGTCCGATACTCATAAAAGTAATTTAAGTTAA
- a CDS encoding DUF6443 domain-containing protein: MRKHIITTVLSVFSFFWAGAAFAQTSAENYVQSKTCLNADCSKISETITYFDGLGRPKQIVSVKITPTGKDLVTPITYDGFGRQVKDILPVPVTTQNSNIHSSITSENAANTYYGVSNAFAEKEIENSPLDRVKQVAAPGEPWKLQSGHTRKYQYEANAANEVRKFVTSTSVNTVNGVSNTVSALSISSDNSGYYPAAVLYKNTETDEDGNPVVTFRNGNDQTLLIRRNDGSQNIDTYYVYNEYDQLAFIIPPKAVEQISQNGNSIASSVLDELCYQYRYDGKDREVEKHIPGKDWEYTVYDKQDRVVLTQDGVLRGTANNFGSKGWIFTKYDEFGRVVYTGFFSNTASRQAMQNALNSMAANPYNNEKRSSSSFTLQGQQVFYDKQAFPTGSMTLLTVNYYDTYPAEINAIPAQVLGEYTLQQSLTTSEDPSTKSLLTASFVKNIEDDNWTRTYHFYDTRGRIIRTKTDNHFGGHTNYEYKLNFSGQPLEKYTYHQKSASDPEVLVKERFIYDDQERLVQQYHQFGNNPEELLAENTYNDLGQLVNKKTGNQTGTSLQSVDYTYNIRGWLSSMNNPNSAAGNGKLFGYELKFEKPSGNSPADPRFNGNISEFDWKTTNDNILKRYAYEYDRLDRMKNAFYLEPEATTPVNNAFSEFVTYDTGGNIQTLKRYRKFNTTPILVDDLNYQSYLGNQLHIVTDASGNGSGYPLGGNNMEYDPNGNMTSHPDKGIENISYNFLNLPRKVTFQESVPNFKPTLSFLYRADGVKVRKSFIYYEPSAASRRTENTDYLDGFQYVDDVLQFFPTSEGYYDVANSRYVYNYLDQVGNVRVAYYRDAYNSVIADRETNYYPFGLEYPFSWVWTQQYNYRYGFQGQEKQIETGWSSFKWRNSIPELGRFFNIDPLSEDYHDWSVYAFSGNRVVDSRELEGLEPKKVTEVSLPDDPTEFAEMIGGGINSLRSSVSNLSARAYNVLISDRVRNKYEVDESGYLNLVTGVPKETKKEKIVNTIGDLATIGLAAIGGPEGMLTAQGTKPTFLRAFESVRAYQKNEARAARLNKVDRSGMDFTKAGKQVVIKRNEIKYGKVKCERCGVATTPAKQSKKGIVPKKTETQVDHIKRRREGGRGNPDNGQVYCRKCNLEKH; encoded by the coding sequence ATGAGAAAACATATTATCACAACAGTTTTATCTGTATTCAGCTTTTTTTGGGCGGGTGCTGCCTTTGCGCAGACTTCTGCCGAGAACTATGTGCAGTCGAAAACCTGTCTGAACGCAGATTGTTCGAAGATATCCGAGACGATCACTTACTTTGATGGCCTGGGCAGGCCAAAGCAAATCGTTAGTGTCAAAATTACCCCAACCGGAAAAGATCTGGTGACTCCTATTACCTACGATGGATTCGGAAGGCAGGTCAAAGATATTCTTCCTGTTCCGGTAACGACCCAAAATTCAAACATACACAGCAGTATTACAAGCGAAAATGCTGCTAATACTTACTACGGTGTTTCCAATGCGTTTGCGGAAAAGGAGATTGAAAACTCACCGCTGGATAGGGTTAAGCAGGTTGCTGCTCCCGGTGAACCGTGGAAGCTTCAGTCCGGCCATACCAGGAAATACCAGTATGAAGCCAACGCAGCCAATGAAGTAAGGAAATTTGTTACATCTACGTCTGTTAATACCGTAAATGGTGTTTCCAATACCGTATCTGCGCTGTCCATTTCTTCTGACAATAGTGGCTATTATCCTGCGGCGGTACTTTATAAAAATACGGAAACGGATGAAGACGGCAATCCTGTGGTGACCTTCAGGAACGGAAACGACCAGACGCTTTTAATCCGCAGGAACGATGGCAGCCAGAATATCGATACGTACTATGTGTACAATGAATATGACCAGCTTGCGTTCATTATTCCCCCAAAAGCAGTAGAACAGATCTCGCAGAATGGAAACAGCATCGCATCTTCCGTTTTAGATGAGCTGTGCTACCAGTACCGTTATGATGGCAAAGACAGGGAGGTGGAAAAGCATATTCCGGGTAAAGACTGGGAATATACCGTTTATGACAAACAGGACAGGGTGGTTCTTACACAAGACGGGGTGCTAAGAGGGACTGCCAATAACTTTGGCTCTAAAGGTTGGATCTTCACAAAGTACGATGAATTCGGGAGAGTGGTGTATACAGGATTCTTCTCCAATACGGCTAGTAGACAGGCAATGCAGAATGCCTTGAACAGTATGGCCGCCAATCCATACAATAATGAAAAGAGAAGCAGCAGTTCGTTTACGCTCCAGGGCCAGCAGGTGTTTTATGACAAGCAGGCTTTTCCTACAGGAAGTATGACCTTGCTTACGGTTAATTATTATGATACGTACCCAGCGGAGATAAATGCTATCCCTGCACAGGTTCTTGGAGAGTATACCCTTCAGCAATCATTAACTACCAGTGAAGATCCGTCTACCAAAAGCCTTTTGACGGCATCATTTGTCAAAAACATAGAAGATGACAACTGGACCAGAACCTATCACTTTTATGATACCCGGGGAAGAATTATCCGGACAAAAACTGACAACCATTTTGGTGGCCATACCAATTACGAGTATAAGCTCAATTTTTCCGGACAGCCCTTAGAAAAATATACCTATCACCAAAAATCGGCATCAGATCCCGAAGTTCTGGTCAAAGAACGGTTTATTTATGATGATCAGGAAAGATTGGTGCAGCAATATCACCAGTTCGGGAACAACCCGGAGGAATTGCTGGCTGAAAATACGTATAACGACCTCGGACAGTTGGTTAATAAGAAGACAGGAAACCAGACTGGCACTTCGCTTCAGTCAGTAGACTATACTTACAATATCAGAGGCTGGCTTTCTTCCATGAATAATCCTAATTCCGCGGCTGGGAACGGGAAGTTATTCGGCTATGAGCTGAAGTTTGAGAAGCCTTCGGGCAACAGCCCGGCTGATCCGAGATTTAACGGCAATATTTCTGAATTTGACTGGAAGACGACCAACGATAATATACTGAAGAGATACGCCTACGAATATGACAGGCTGGACCGGATGAAAAACGCCTTTTACCTGGAACCTGAGGCAACCACTCCGGTAAACAATGCTTTTTCTGAATTCGTAACCTATGATACGGGCGGAAATATCCAGACCCTCAAAAGATACCGGAAATTTAATACCACCCCTATCCTCGTTGATGACCTGAATTACCAAAGCTATCTGGGTAACCAGCTTCATATCGTGACCGATGCCAGCGGAAATGGTTCCGGCTATCCTTTGGGCGGCAATAACATGGAGTACGATCCCAATGGCAATATGACCAGCCATCCGGATAAAGGCATCGAAAACATAAGCTATAATTTCTTAAATTTACCCAGGAAGGTAACTTTTCAGGAAAGCGTTCCTAATTTTAAGCCAACCCTTAGTTTTCTGTATCGGGCGGATGGCGTTAAGGTAAGAAAATCATTCATCTATTATGAGCCGAGCGCCGCAAGCCGTCGAACGGAAAATACCGATTACCTGGACGGCTTCCAGTATGTAGATGATGTATTACAGTTCTTCCCGACCAGTGAAGGGTATTACGATGTAGCGAACAGCCGATATGTCTACAATTACCTGGACCAGGTGGGCAATGTAAGGGTAGCGTATTACAGGGATGCCTACAACTCGGTCATAGCTGACCGGGAAACGAATTATTACCCTTTTGGACTGGAGTATCCTTTTAGCTGGGTGTGGACGCAGCAGTATAATTACCGATACGGTTTCCAGGGACAAGAAAAGCAGATTGAAACCGGATGGAGCTCTTTTAAATGGCGAAACAGCATCCCGGAACTGGGCAGGTTCTTTAATATAGATCCACTTTCTGAAGATTACCATGATTGGTCTGTTTATGCGTTCAGCGGTAACAGAGTGGTCGATTCAAGGGAACTAGAAGGGCTAGAGCCTAAAAAAGTAACAGAAGTTAGTCTTCCTGATGATCCTACAGAATTTGCTGAAATGATTGGCGGTGGGATTAATAGTTTAAGGTCTTCAGTTTCCAATTTATCTGCAAGAGCATATAATGTCCTTATTAGTGATAGGGTTAGAAATAAATATGAAGTTGATGAAAGCGGATATCTAAATCTTGTCACTGGCGTTCCAAAGGAAACAAAAAAAGAAAAAATTGTAAATACAATCGGCGATTTAGCGACTATCGGCCTTGCAGCGATTGGTGGTCCGGAAGGTATGTTGACAGCGCAAGGAACGAAACCAACATTTCTTAGAGCATTTGAATCAGTACGAGCTTATCAAAAAAATGAAGCAAGAGCCGCTAGATTGAATAAAGTGGATCGATCAGGAATGGATTTCACCAAAGCGGGGAAACAAGTTGTTATAAAAAGAAATGAAATCAAATATGGAAAGGTTAAATGTGAGAGATGTGGAGTTGCAACTACACCTGCAAAGCAGTCGAAGAAGGGCATAGTTCCTAAGAAAACAGAAACACAAGTTGATCATATTAAAAGAAGAAGAGAAGGTGGACGTGGCAATCCTGATAATGGGCAGGTATATTGTAGAAAATGTAATTTAGAAAAACATTAA
- a CDS encoding T9SS type A sorting domain-containing protein: MRKLYSGIILLCATWELSAQNVLWQKDIKSSSQDFLSQVTTTIDQQYLISGSSIQSEKRIAGKNQNNGFDYHLVQLNQAGEQVWEKYFSGQNHDFLSATVNTQEGGYLIAGTSFSGKGLDKKDDSKGGSDLWLIRLGSAGQEIWQKTIGTVSDEEAKAVVQGTDLGFFVAGNTQNSEKGYRSKDALIVRLDKDGKELSQLILGGKGLDEVEKMIPTTDGGVLVGMYSRSGANGSKKTDNYGEGDYWVVKLSKDNKVEWEKNFGGKADDHLRTLALTSTGYLIGGESRSERSGNKTVGIEEGTDIWLIALNERGEEAWQKSYNFKNRDVLMGMSVVNKRQESRTKSQESGTKNQDGQDTTKGILLGGYTQAEGRIESNDEKFWMLYVDQNGSEQWRKHVKGESSKKEERLSDIKLNRDGSIILAGTSAEELGKENWKIVKLGDSQIDELIEKADIKIYPNPVSDYAYVEIGLEDQRAGVFDAEISVYDMGGRQLQSIRTKNKVTKINTQALVQGAYLVSVKTNDNKTASAKLIKK, translated from the coding sequence ATGAGAAAACTTTATTCAGGCATCATCTTGTTATGTGCTACTTGGGAGCTATCAGCTCAGAATGTACTCTGGCAGAAAGATATTAAATCTTCTTCGCAAGATTTCCTATCACAGGTAACTACCACCATTGATCAGCAGTACCTAATTAGCGGCAGTTCAATCCAATCAGAAAAACGTATTGCTGGAAAGAATCAAAACAATGGTTTCGATTATCACTTGGTTCAATTAAATCAAGCAGGAGAACAGGTCTGGGAAAAATACTTTTCAGGGCAGAACCATGATTTTCTTTCGGCTACGGTCAATACACAAGAGGGAGGATATCTTATTGCAGGGACGAGTTTTTCAGGCAAAGGCCTGGATAAGAAGGATGATTCTAAAGGTGGCAGTGATTTATGGCTCATAAGGCTTGGAAGCGCTGGACAAGAGATATGGCAGAAGACCATCGGCACTGTCTCCGACGAGGAAGCTAAAGCCGTTGTACAAGGAACCGATTTAGGCTTTTTTGTTGCCGGAAATACCCAGAACTCCGAAAAAGGATACAGGTCCAAGGATGCCTTAATAGTCCGTTTAGACAAAGATGGCAAAGAACTTTCCCAATTGATTTTAGGAGGCAAAGGATTAGATGAAGTGGAAAAAATGATTCCTACTACAGATGGTGGCGTTTTGGTAGGGATGTATTCCCGAAGCGGCGCTAACGGATCAAAGAAGACTGATAACTACGGCGAAGGCGACTATTGGGTTGTCAAGCTGAGCAAAGACAACAAGGTTGAGTGGGAAAAGAATTTCGGAGGTAAGGCAGACGATCATTTGAGAACTCTAGCCCTGACTTCTACCGGCTATCTCATCGGTGGTGAATCCAGATCAGAAAGATCAGGCAATAAAACCGTAGGGATAGAAGAAGGAACTGATATCTGGCTGATCGCTTTAAATGAAAGAGGGGAAGAAGCCTGGCAGAAATCCTACAACTTTAAGAACCGGGATGTCTTGATGGGCATGAGTGTGGTGAATAAGAGACAAGAGTCAAGAACCAAGAGCCAAGAGTCAGGAACCAAGAATCAAGATGGGCAAGATACAACAAAAGGTATTTTACTGGGCGGTTACACGCAGGCAGAAGGAAGGATAGAATCCAATGATGAAAAATTCTGGATGCTGTATGTGGACCAGAATGGCAGTGAACAGTGGCGCAAGCATGTGAAGGGAGAATCCAGCAAGAAAGAGGAAAGGTTATCAGATATTAAGCTGAACCGTGACGGCTCCATTATCCTGGCAGGAACCAGTGCAGAGGAATTAGGAAAGGAAAACTGGAAGATCGTGAAGCTTGGCGACAGCCAGATTGATGAGCTGATTGAGAAGGCGGATATTAAGATCTACCCGAACCCGGTCTCAGATTACGCGTACGTAGAAATAGGGCTTGAGGACCAGAGAGCTGGCGTGTTTGATGCTGAGATCAGCGTATATGATATGGGCGGAAGGCAGCTTCAGAGCATCAGGACTAAAAACAAGGTGACGAAGATCAACACCCAGGCCTTGGTTCAGGGCGCTTACCTGGTGAGTGTAAAAACTAATGACAATAAAACGGCAAGTGCTAAACTAATAAAGAAATAA
- a CDS encoding DUF3467 domain-containing protein produces MDNQNQNPQDGNINIELNEMVAAGIYANLALVNHSPSEFVVDFIQLMPGVQQAKVRSRVILAPLHAKRVLSALQQNIANYEQQFGEIKEVEPFVLGGNNVQA; encoded by the coding sequence ATGGACAATCAAAATCAAAACCCACAAGACGGGAACATTAACATTGAACTGAACGAAATGGTAGCAGCTGGAATCTATGCTAACTTAGCATTGGTAAACCACTCTCCATCTGAGTTTGTTGTAGACTTCATTCAGTTAATGCCGGGGGTTCAGCAGGCGAAAGTAAGATCAAGAGTGATCCTTGCTCCGCTTCACGCTAAAAGAGTATTAAGCGCTCTTCAGCAGAACATCGCTAACTACGAGCAGCAATTCGGAGAAATCAAAGAAGTTGAGCCTTTCGTATTGGGAGGAAACAACGTACAAGCTTAA
- the rpoC gene encoding DNA-directed RNA polymerase subunit beta' produces MSNKNKSSRFNKISIGLASPESILQESRGEVLKPETINYRTHKPERDGLFCEKIFGPVKDYECACGKYKRIRYKGIVCDRCGVEVTEKKVRRERIGHINLVVPIAHIWYFRSLPNKIGYLLGLPSKKLDMIIYYERYVVIQQGIAKKLDGSDFEEMEFLTEEEYLDIMETLPVENQYLDDSDPNKFIARMGAEAVEDLLKRIDLDALSFDLRHKAHNEGSKQRRTEALKRLNVVEALRGANTRMINKPEWMIMRVLPVIPPELRPLVPLDGGRFATSDLNDLYRRVIIRNNRLKRLLEIKAPEVILRNEKRMLQESVDSLFDNTRKSSAVKSESNRPLKSLSDSLKGKQGRFRQNLLGKRVDYSARSVIVVGPNLQLHECGIPKDMAAELYKPFIIRKLIERGIVKTVKSAKRIIDRKEPVVYDILENVMKGHPVLLNRAPTLHRLGIQAFQPKMIEGKAIQLHPLVTTAFNADFDGDQMAVHLPLGPEAILEAQLLMLGSQNILNPANGSPITVPSQDMVLGLYFMTKEASSTDDYKVKGEGLAFYSPEEAEIAYAEGRVSLNAKVRCRLPVKENGELVTRLIETSVGRILFNQIVPKKVGYINELLTKKSLRNVIGKILADTDFPTTVKFLDDMKNLGYSNAFKGGLSFSLGDIVVPVEKKQMIAQAVENVDEIRANYNMGLITDTERYNQVIDVWTNTNAGLTEMIMSRMKSDQGGFNSVYMMLDSGARGSKEQIRQLSGMRGLMAKPQKAGSTGAEIIENPIVANFKEGLSILEYFISTHGARKGLADTALKTADAGYLTRRLVDVAQDVIVTENDCGTLRGTEVTALKKNDEIVEKISERILGRVSLHNIYDPETDELIAEADQVIIEAVAKRIEEAGLEAVEVRSPLTCEAKKGICAKCYGRNLATGKMIHMGEAVGVIAAQSIGEPGTQLTLRTFHQGGTAGNVSENPSIVARRDGIVEMDEVRTITSEDENGNTAEVVVSRSTEFRLVADNEVRTPLMVANVPYGSVLAVKPGDKVKKGDIICKWDPYNAVIIAETSGKVEYEDIIQGISFQLEIDEQTGFEEKVISESRNKKAVPTLRVVDSKGVEQKSYNLPVGAHLMVNDGEKIKAGKILIKIPRKSAKAGDITGGLPRVTELFEARNPSNPAVVTEIDGVVSYGKIKRGNRELIVEAKTGERKIYLVKLSNQILVQENDFVRAGSPLSDGSITPDDILRIKGPTAVQEYLVNEIQEVYRLQGVKIDDKHFEIIVRQMMTKVSIVDGGDTQFLEGALEHKYDFLEENNRVFGLKVVVDAGDSKVFKPGQMITARELRDENSKLKREDQALVEVREALPATATPVLQGITRAALQTKSFMSAASFQETTKVLNEAAVAGKVDDLNGLKENVIVGHRIPAGTGLKEYQNVIVGSRKEFEDIN; encoded by the coding sequence AAAGGGATCGTTTGTGACCGTTGTGGAGTGGAAGTTACTGAGAAGAAGGTAAGAAGAGAAAGAATCGGGCATATTAATCTTGTAGTTCCTATTGCACACATCTGGTATTTCCGTTCTTTACCGAACAAGATCGGGTACCTTTTAGGATTACCTTCCAAAAAGCTGGATATGATCATCTACTACGAAAGATATGTAGTGATCCAGCAGGGTATTGCTAAAAAACTGGACGGTTCGGATTTTGAGGAAATGGAATTCCTTACTGAAGAAGAGTACCTGGATATCATGGAAACCCTTCCGGTGGAAAACCAATACCTTGATGATTCAGATCCGAACAAATTCATCGCCAGAATGGGTGCTGAAGCTGTAGAAGATCTTTTGAAGAGAATCGATCTTGATGCCTTGTCTTTCGACCTGAGACACAAAGCACACAATGAAGGTTCTAAACAAAGAAGGACTGAGGCTTTAAAAAGACTGAACGTTGTAGAAGCCCTGAGAGGTGCCAATACAAGGATGATCAATAAGCCAGAGTGGATGATCATGCGTGTGCTTCCTGTAATCCCGCCGGAACTGAGACCATTGGTTCCTTTGGATGGAGGGCGTTTCGCTACTTCTGACCTTAACGACCTTTACAGAAGGGTAATCATCAGAAACAACCGTCTTAAGAGACTGTTGGAGATCAAAGCTCCGGAAGTAATCCTAAGAAACGAGAAGCGTATGCTTCAGGAATCTGTAGATTCACTATTCGATAACACCAGAAAATCATCTGCTGTAAAATCTGAATCCAACAGGCCGCTGAAATCACTTTCAGATTCATTGAAAGGTAAGCAGGGACGTTTCCGTCAGAACTTGTTAGGAAAAAGGGTAGACTACTCTGCACGTTCCGTAATTGTTGTAGGTCCTAATTTACAGCTTCACGAGTGTGGTATCCCCAAAGATATGGCGGCAGAATTGTACAAACCGTTCATCATCAGAAAACTGATCGAAAGAGGAATTGTAAAAACTGTAAAATCAGCCAAGAGAATCATCGACAGAAAAGAGCCTGTAGTATATGATATCCTTGAAAATGTGATGAAAGGACACCCGGTTCTTTTGAACAGGGCACCTACGCTCCACAGACTTGGGATCCAGGCATTCCAGCCTAAGATGATCGAAGGGAAAGCAATCCAGCTTCACCCGTTGGTAACTACGGCATTCAACGCTGACTTTGACGGTGACCAGATGGCGGTACACTTACCGCTGGGCCCTGAAGCCATCCTTGAAGCACAGTTACTGATGCTGGGATCTCAGAACATCCTGAACCCGGCCAACGGTTCTCCGATCACCGTACCTTCTCAGGACATGGTTCTTGGTCTTTATTTCATGACCAAAGAAGCCAGCTCTACGGATGATTATAAAGTGAAAGGTGAAGGCCTTGCTTTCTATTCTCCGGAAGAAGCGGAAATCGCTTATGCAGAAGGAAGAGTATCTTTAAATGCTAAGGTAAGATGCCGACTGCCGGTTAAAGAAAACGGAGAACTTGTAACAAGATTAATTGAAACTTCTGTAGGTAGAATCCTGTTCAACCAGATTGTACCTAAGAAAGTAGGATATATTAATGAACTTCTTACCAAGAAGTCATTAAGAAACGTTATCGGTAAAATCCTTGCGGATACAGACTTCCCTACCACAGTGAAGTTCCTGGATGATATGAAGAACCTAGGGTATTCCAATGCATTCAAAGGGGGTCTTTCCTTCTCATTGGGTGATATTGTGGTACCGGTAGAGAAAAAGCAGATGATTGCCCAGGCTGTAGAGAATGTAGATGAGATCAGAGCCAACTATAACATGGGTCTTATCACCGATACAGAACGTTACAACCAGGTAATTGACGTTTGGACGAACACCAACGCCGGATTGACGGAAATGATCATGAGCAGAATGAAATCCGATCAGGGTGGATTCAACTCAGTATATATGATGCTTGATTCCGGGGCGAGGGGTTCCAAAGAACAGATCCGTCAGTTATCCGGAATGAGAGGGTTGATGGCAAAACCGCAGAAAGCCGGATCTACCGGAGCGGAAATCATCGAAAACCCGATCGTTGCAAACTTTAAAGAAGGTCTTTCGATCCTTGAGTACTTCATCTCTACCCACGGTGCCCGTAAAGGTCTTGCGGATACCGCTCTTAAAACGGCGGATGCCGGTTACCTGACCAGAAGGCTGGTAGACGTTGCACAGGATGTTATCGTTACCGAAAACGACTGTGGTACTTTAAGAGGAACAGAAGTTACTGCCCTTAAAAAGAATGACGAGATCGTTGAAAAGATCTCCGAAAGAATTTTAGGTAGGGTATCCCTTCACAATATCTATGATCCTGAAACTGATGAGCTGATTGCTGAAGCAGATCAGGTAATCATTGAAGCCGTTGCCAAGAGAATCGAAGAAGCAGGACTGGAAGCCGTTGAAGTACGGTCTCCGTTAACCTGTGAAGCGAAAAAAGGAATCTGTGCAAAATGTTACGGTAGAAACCTGGCAACAGGTAAGATGATCCATATGGGTGAAGCAGTAGGAGTAATCGCTGCCCAATCCATCGGGGAACCGGGTACACAGCTTACCCTGAGAACCTTCCACCAGGGAGGTACCGCAGGAAACGTATCTGAAAACCCATCTATCGTTGCAAGAAGAGACGGTATCGTTGAAATGGATGAAGTAAGAACCATTACTTCTGAAGATGAAAACGGAAACACTGCTGAAGTAGTGGTATCGCGTTCAACGGAATTCAGGTTAGTAGCTGATAACGAAGTAAGAACTCCGTTAATGGTGGCTAACGTTCCTTACGGTTCCGTACTGGCTGTGAAGCCGGGTGATAAAGTGAAGAAAGGAGATATAATCTGTAAGTGGGATCCGTATAACGCGGTAATCATTGCAGAGACATCCGGTAAGGTTGAATATGAAGATATCATCCAGGGTATTTCCTTCCAGCTTGAAATTGACGAACAGACCGGTTTCGAGGAGAAAGTAATCTCTGAATCCAGAAATAAGAAAGCCGTTCCTACCCTGAGAGTAGTAGACTCTAAAGGAGTGGAGCAGAAGTCATACAACTTACCGGTTGGTGCCCACTTGATGGTTAATGACGGTGAGAAGATCAAAGCAGGAAAAATCCTGATCAAGATCCCTAGAAAATCTGCGAAAGCAGGGGATATTACAGGGGGTCTACCGAGAGTTACCGAATTGTTCGAAGCAAGAAACCCTTCCAACCCGGCAGTGGTGACAGAAATCGACGGGGTGGTATCTTACGGAAAAATCAAGAGAGGTAACCGTGAATTGATCGTTGAGGCTAAAACAGGGGAAAGAAAGATTTACCTGGTAAAACTTTCCAACCAGATCCTGGTTCAGGAGAATGACTTCGTGAGAGCAGGTTCACCGCTTTCCGACGGATCCATCACTCCGGATGATATCTTAAGAATCAAAGGCCCTACCGCTGTTCAGGAATATCTTGTTAATGAAATCCAGGAAGTATACCGTCTTCAGGGGGTAAAAATTGACGACAAGCACTTCGAAATCATCGTAAGACAGATGATGACCAAAGTATCTATCGTTGACGGTGGAGACACCCAGTTCCTTGAAGGAGCCCTTGAGCACAAATATGACTTCCTAGAAGAAAACAACAGAGTATTCGGACTGAAAGTAGTGGTAGATGCAGGAGATTCCAAGGTATTCAAGCCGGGTCAGATGATCACTGCAAGAGAGCTGAGAGACGAAAACTCCAAACTGAAGCGTGAAGACCAGGCTTTGGTTGAGGTAAGAGAAGCTTTGCCTGCTACGGCTACACCTGTATTACAGGGGATCACCAGAGCAGCGCTTCAGACGAAATCTTTCATGTCTGCCGCATCCTTCCAGGAAACTACCAAAGTGCTTAATGAAGCAGCGGTTGCCGGTAAGGTAGATGACCTGAACGGCCTTAAGGAAAATGTAATTGTGGGACACAGAATCCCTGCAGGTACAGGTCTTAAGGAATACCAGAATGTGATCGTAGGTTCCAGAAAAGAATTCGAAGATATTAACTAA